The following are encoded in a window of Phaseolus vulgaris cultivar G19833 chromosome 3, P. vulgaris v2.0, whole genome shotgun sequence genomic DNA:
- the LOC137808780 gene encoding uncharacterized protein — MEIKPGLSALVTGGATGIGKGLALALAEKGVFITIVDISEANGREVASLVEKINTKFHSKLEFPSAMFVKCDVANARDLAAAFQKHFLTYRGLDICINSAGISSSIPFRNDQTDGTQTWRHIVNVNFTAVIDSTRLAIKAMQAAKRHGVIINLGSASGLYPMFMDPIYSGSKGGVVMFSRALRLYKRQGIRVNVLCPEFVETEMGLKINPNMINLMGGFVSMEMVVKGAFELITDESKAGHCLWITNRRGFEYWPTASEEAKYLVGSSRFKRRGSDFRAPSIKLPESFEKIVVHTLTHNFRNATSIVRTPLKLPIKPKHVLVKIIYAGVNASDVNFSSGRYFGGNNNDTASRLPFDAGFEAVGIIAAVGDSVTDLKIGMPCAFMTFGGYAEFIMISSKHALPVPRPDPEVVAMLTSGLTASIALEKAGQMESGKVVLVTAAAGGTGQFAVQVAKLAGNRVVATCGGGAKAKLLKELGVDRVIDYHNEDIKSVLREEFPKGIDIIYESVGGDMLNLCLNALAVHGRLIIIGMISQYQGEKGWTPSKYPGLCEKLLAKSQTVAGFFLVQYGHLWQEHLDKLFDLHSTGKLKVAIDPKRFIGLHSVADAVEYLHSGKSVGKVVVSVDPNFLPLEAKL, encoded by the exons ATGGAGATCAAACCTGGTTTGTCAGCACTAGTCACTGGTGGTGCCACTGGAATCG GCAAGGGTCTTGCCTTAGCTCTTGCAGAGAAGGGTGTATTTATCACTATTGTGGATATTTCTGAAGCAAATGGAAGAGAAGTTGCAAGCCTCGTTGAGAAAATTAACACCAAGTTTCATTCGAAGTTGGAATTTCCCTCTGCGATGTTTGTGAAATGTGATGTGGCTAATGCAA GGGATTTAGCTGCTGCATTTCAAAAGCACTTTTTGACATATCGAGGTCTAGACATTTGTATTAACAGTGCCGGGATTTCTAGTTCTATACCATTCCGCAATGATCAAACAGATGGCACTCAAACATGGAGGCACATAGTTAATGTGAATTTCACTGCTGTTATTGATTCCACTCGCCTTGCG ATTAAAGCCATGCAAGCTGCCAAAAGACATGGTGTGATTATCAACTTGGGTTCTGCTTCCGGTCTTTATCCAATGTTCATGGACCCAATCTACAGTGGCTCTAAAG GTGGTGTTGTAATGTTTTCTAGAGCACTTCGTCTATACAAACGTCAGGGAATTCGAGTCAATGTGCTTTGCCCTGAG TTTGTTGAAACCGAGATGGGATTAAAGATAAATCCCAATATGATCAACTTGATGGGGGGCTTTGTATCTATGGAAATGGTGGTGAAAG GTGCTTTTGAGCTCATTACGGATGAAAGTAAAGCTGGTCATTGCCTATGGATTACAAATCGTCGGGGTTTTGAGTACTGGCCCACAGCATCTGAAGAAGCAAAGTACCTAGTAGGTTCCTCTCGTTTTAAGAGAAGAGGATCTGATTTCAGAGCTCCATCAATTAAACTTCCTGAGAGTTTTGAGAAAAT AGTTGTCCACACCTTGACTCATAACTTTAGGAATGCAACAAGCATAGTGAGAACACCACTAAAATTACCTATCAAGCCGAAACATGTTCTTGTTAAGATAATTTATGCTGGTGTGAATGCTAGTGAT GTAAATTTTAGCTCAGGCCGCTATTTTGGCGGAAACAACAATGATACTGCCTCTCGTCTTCCATTTGATGCAGGATTTGAG GCTGTAGGAATAATTGCAGCAGTTGGGGattctgtcactgacttgaaAATTGGTATGCCTTGTGCATTCATGACTTTTGGAGGCTATGCTGAATTCATAATG ATTTCTTCAAAACATGCCCTTCCGGTTCCTAGACCAGATCCTGAAGTTGTGGCCATGCTTACATCAGGACTAACAGCCTCAATTGCACTAGAAAAG GCAGGACAAATGGAATCTGGAAAAGTGGTCCTTGTAACTGCTGCGGCTGGAGGAACTGGGCAATTTGCTGTTCAG GTAGCAAAATTAGCAGGAAATAGGGTGGTTGCAACTTGTGGAGGTGGGGCAAAGGCCAAGCTTCTGAAGGAGTTGGGAGTTGACAGAGTCATAGACTATCATAATGAAGATATAAAATCT GTTCTGAGGGAAGAGTTCCCAAAAGGTATTGACATCATCTATGAGTCTGTTGGCGGTGATATGTTAAACTTGTGCTTGAATGCTTTGGCAGTTCATGGACGACTCATTATTATTGGCATGATTTCTcag TATCAAGGAGAAAAGGGTTGGACGCCTTCAAAATACCCTGGCCTATGTGAGAAGCTCTTAGCAAAGAGCCAAACTGTG GCTGGCTTTTTCTTGGTGCAATATGGTCACTTGTGGCAAGAGCATCTTGACAAGCTATTTGATCTTCACTCTACGGGAAAGCTAAAG GTTGCTATTGATCCAAAGAGATTTATAGGTCTGCATTCTGTTGCCGATGCTGTTGAGTATCTCCATTCGGGCAAAAGTGTTGGGAAG GTTGTCGTCTCCGTGGACCCAAACTTCCTTCCTCTAGAGGCCAAATTGTGA
- the LOC137808779 gene encoding pentatricopeptide repeat-containing protein At4g04790, mitochondrial-like, with the protein MRAPTVRNLCTLSALFRSRLTRNPNTKVETFRKPSSEFEVGFGSELQHSSEFDLPRDSSRGDLVDEDVQVSALLCSKQDKGSGYDEVDHEEKRKSAVAIPWLPDLSHGKLLAKRELVRERKSKCISKYSRTHRFHRLIKLCADKLGTTQAVNVLGQLGRKTGVNEYNALIKVCVQKARVTDDEYIALSEMSKAFHLFKSMRDCGYPLEEQTYDPLLRYIIDMGLVQEFQLFSDFIKAENPGLASRLGYYEMLLWLRVDNEEMIRDICEFITVDDREDTSALRVSYLMALCESDRKMQLLDVVKNIDIIKLLSVESIENIFQSLRRLQLESVAEDILLDLRARDHDADNISNFIVSYAVGIPNLAVEDIITKVNNMHGILEVLPSRSSYEKLILHFCGLDKVGDALDIVEQMCNAGFYLSTGVLQFILQICEESYEYILVYQIHSIVCRYHLELNGEIARCLVHFCVRIKDFEGAYKIIGDLEEMNFKPTTNMYNAIMAGYFREKNISDGLRVLKHMQVANVQPDSQTFCYLIHNCETEEDIMKYCEEMKQYQIHATKEVFMALVNSYAACGKLEKAKQVVLDLKLPKKALIEIKSVLVVALASHGQLSEAFLVYEQIKTAGHNLEPKAVTCLIEELTQHNGELDRLLLLLKEVNDLDYWVDVCFKVILYCARNKNLSTAILLLKQLKDKFENDEIVMEALFDAVFVIAASESTHLQIGLDLLWAIKDELDLMPSRQCLDFLLSACAKARDLNNARLIWREYQIAGFPYNVLSYLRMYQALLAAGDARSASLMLKKIPRDDAEVCSVIIACQETYSSVGEKKKQGKSKGRKSKDLNTSSSDMCSL; encoded by the exons ATGCGCGCCCCCACCGTAAGAAACCTATGCACTCTCAGCGCCCTCTTCCGCTCTCGGTTAACCCGCAACCCCAACACCAAAGTTGAAACCTTTAGAAAACCTTCTTCTGAATTCGAAGTGGGTTTTGGTTCTGAACTGCAACACTCCTCAGAGTTCGACCTTCCTCGTGACTCTTCCCGAG GGGATTTGGTCGACGAGGATGTTCAGGTCTCTGCTTTACTGTGCT cTAAACAGGACAAGGGGTCTGGTTATGATGAAGTCGATCACgaagaaaaaaggaaaagtGCGGTAGCTATACCATGGTTACCAGACTTGTCTCATGGTAAATTATTGGCAAAACGAGAGCTAGTGCGTGAGCGGAAGTCTAAGTGTATTTCTAAATACTCAAGAACTCACAGATTCCACAGGTTAATTAAATTGTGTGCAGATAAACTAGGAACAACACAGGCAGTTAATGTGTTGGGTCAGTTGGGTCGAAAAACAGGCGTCAATGAGTACAATGCACTTATAAAAGTGTGCGTACAGAAGGCTAGGGTGACTGATGATGAATACATTGCTCTAAGTGAAATGAGTAAGGCTTTTCACCTTTTCAAATCAATGAGGGATTGTGGATATCCACTTGAAGAGCAAACATATGATCCACTTCTTCGGTATATAATTGATATGGGTTTGGTTCAAGAATTTCAACTTTTCTCTGATTTTATCAAAGCTGAGAATCCTGGTTTAGCTTCACGATTGGGTTACTATGAAATGTTGCTGTGGTTAAGAGTTGACAATGAAGAAATGATCCGGGACATTTGTGAGTTTATTACAGTCGATGATAGAGAAGACACTTCTGCTTTACGAG TAAGTTACTTGATGGCTCTTTGTGAAAGTGATCGGAAGATGCAACTTTTGGATGTGGTGAAGAATATAGACATCATCAAGCTTTTATCAGTAGAATCTATTGAAAATATATTCCAATCATTACGCAGGCTCCAGCTGGAATCTGTTGCAGAGGATATACTTTTGGATTTGAGAGCACGTG ATCATGATGCAGATAATATTTCAAACTTCATTGTTAGTTATGCTGTTGGCATTCCAAATTTAGCG GTTGAGGACATCATAACAAAAGTCAATAATATGCATGGAATACTGGAAGTGCTGCCTTCAAGGTCATCGTATGAGAAGCTCATTTTGCATTTCTGTGGTTTAGACAAG GTGGGCGATGCTCTAGATATTGTTGAACAAATGTGTAACGCTGGCTTTTACTTGTCAACTGGCGTGTTACAATTCATATTACAAATCTGTGAGGAatcttatgaatatattttg GTATATCAAATCCATTCCATAGTATGTCGCTATCATTTGGAGTTGAATGGTGAAATAGCCAGGTGCTTGGTACACTTTTGTGTGAGGATAAAAGAT TTTGAAGGCGCATACAAGATAATTGGCGACTTAGAGGAAATGAATTTCAAACCTACGACAAACATGTATAATGCTATAATGGCAGGATATTTTCGAGAG aaGAACATCAGTGATGGGTTGAGGGTCCTCAAGCACATGCAAGTTGCCAATGTACAGCCTGATTCTCAGACTTTCTGCTATTTGATTCACAATTGTGAAACGGAAGAGGATATAATGAAG TATTGTGAGGAAATGAAACAATATCAAATTCATGCTACAAAAGAAGTTTTTATGGCCCTTGTTAATTCATATGCAGCTTGTGGAAAATTGGAGAAGGCAAAACAG GTAGTTTTGGATCTAAAGTTACCAAAGAAGGCCTTAATTGAAATCAAGAGTGTACTTGTTGTAGCCCTTGCATCACATGGGCAATTGTCTGAGGCTTTTCTTGTCTATGAACAAATTAAGACAGCTGGACATAATTTGGAGCCAAAAGCCGTTACCTGTTTGATT GAAGAGTTGACCCAACATAATGGGGAGTTGGATAGATTGCTACTTCTACTCAAGGAAGTGAATGATCTAGACTATTGGGTTGATGTCTGCTTTAAGGTCATCTTGTACTGTGCACGAAACAAGAATTTGAG TACTGCTATTCTTTTGCTCAAACAGCTCAAGGATAAGTTTGAAAATGATGAAATAGTAATGGAAGCCCTTTTTGATGCA GTATTTGTAATTGCAGCATCTGAGTCCACTCATTTACAGATTGGCCTGGACTTGCTTTGGGCAATCAAGGATGAACTGGACCTTATGCCGTCACGGCAGTGTCTTGATTTTCTTCTGAGTGCTTGTGCCAAGGCTAGAGATTTGAACAATGCTCGCTTGATTTGGAGAGAGTACCAAATTGCTGGGTTTCCTTACAATGTATTAAGTTACTTGCG AATGTATCAGGCACTTTTGGCAGCAGGGGATGCTAGATCTGCAAGTTTAATGCTTAAGAAAATTCCACGAGACGATGCAGAGGTTTGTTCTGTCATAATAGCATGTCAGGAAACATACAGTTCAGTAGGAGAGAAGAAAAAGCAGGGAAAAAGTAAAGGAAGAAAGAGCAAAGACCTGAATACTAGTTCCAGTGATATGTGTAGTTTATGA